A genomic segment from Rubrobacter tropicus encodes:
- the trhA gene encoding PAQR family membrane homeostasis protein TrhA, with protein sequence MEARYSGGEEVANVVTHAVGLLASVVGVGVLVYLGVVRDEALHVATAGVYGATLVALYAASTLYHAFRRPGVKRVLRVLDHCAIYLLIAGTYTPFVLVGLGGGWGWTLFGLVWAMAVAGIVFKVFATGRFAVMSTVAYVAMGWLGVVALKPLIEALSPGALVWLLAGGISYTAGTLFYHRKIPYSHALWHVFVLLGSVCHFVAIALYVLV encoded by the coding sequence TTGGAGGCGCGTTACTCGGGCGGGGAGGAGGTCGCCAACGTCGTTACCCACGCCGTCGGGTTGCTGGCGAGCGTCGTCGGGGTCGGGGTCCTCGTGTACCTCGGGGTGGTCCGGGACGAGGCGTTGCACGTGGCGACCGCCGGGGTCTACGGGGCGACGCTCGTGGCGCTCTACGCGGCTTCCACGCTGTACCACGCGTTTCGGAGGCCCGGGGTAAAGCGCGTGTTGCGGGTGCTCGACCATTGCGCCATCTACCTGTTGATCGCGGGCACCTACACGCCTTTCGTTCTCGTCGGCCTCGGCGGGGGATGGGGCTGGACCCTCTTCGGTCTCGTCTGGGCGATGGCCGTAGCGGGCATCGTCTTCAAGGTCTTCGCCACGGGCCGCTTCGCCGTGATGTCCACCGTGGCCTACGTCGCCATGGGCTGGCTCGGCGTCGTCGCCCTCAAGCCCCTGATCGAAGCCCTCTCCCCGGGCGCCCTCGTCTGGCTGCTCGCCGGCGGCATCTCCTACACCGCCGGCACCCTGTTCTACCACCGCAAAATCCCCTACTCGCACGCCCTCTGGCACGTCTTCGTTCTGCTCGGCAGCGTGTGTCATTTTGTGGCCATAGCTCTCTACGTTCTGGTGTGA